The following are encoded together in the Robertmurraya sp. FSL R5-0851 genome:
- a CDS encoding helix-turn-helix domain-containing protein, whose translation MITVDKLNEIEIEDDVERLIILRKRLNLSQYQFAQAVGVSSSYIGQVERGKIHITNKFRARINDFLKREKEMYEKDIFSNF comes from the coding sequence ATGATAACCGTAGATAAACTAAATGAAATTGAAATAGAAGATGATGTAGAAAGGTTAATCATCCTCCGAAAACGACTAAACCTTTCCCAATATCAATTTGCACAAGCCGTTGGAGTAAGTTCGAGTTACATAGGTCAAGTAGAGAGAGGGAAAATCCATATAACCAATAAATTTAGAGCTCGAATCAATGATTTTTTGAAGCGGGAGAAAGAAATGTATGAAAAAGATATTTTTAGCAATTTCTGA